The genomic interval TTGCCCAGCAGCTTCTGCACGCTTTCGATGACGCGTTCAGGCTGGAAGGGTTTGACGATGAAATCCTTTGCGCCCGCCTGGATGGCTTCCACCACCAGGTTCTTCTGCCCCATGGCGGTCACCATCACGATGCGCGCCTCGGGGTCGATCTTTTTAATCTCGCGCACCGCACTGATGCCGTCCATCTCCGGCATGGTAATGTCCATCGTGACCAGGTCGGGTTTCAGGTTCTTGTACATCTCCACTGCCTCGCGCCCGTTGGTGGCTTCGCCCGCCACCTCGTAGCCGTGTTGCGTCAGGATGTTCTTCAGCGTGACACGCATAAACAGCGCGTCATCGGTAACCAGTACTCTCTTACCCATCACTCTTCCCCCTTCACGTTCCTCCTGTGGTGTTATTCCATGTTTAAGCCGCCCTGCGCATTCCCGGCGCAGGCTTGCGGTAGAAAAACGACAGAGGCATCTCGAAGCCCAGTTCCCGGTAGTTGAAGATTCGCTCCGTGCTGCCGACGAAGAGCACTCCGCCGGGCACCAGAGACTGGAAGAACCGCTCGTAAAGCCTGTTCTTCGCCTCCTCGGTAAAGTAGATGACGACGTTCCGGCACACAATCAGGTGGAATCCGGTGTCGAACGGGTCCGCCAGCAGGTTATGCTTGCGGAAGACAATGTTTCGTTTCAGCTCTGGCTTCGCCTGATACCGGTCACCCTGCTGCACAAAGTACTTCTGTTTCCACTCTGGCGAAACGTTGCGCATATCCTCGGGAGCGAAAATGCCTTCTTTCGCCTTACTCAGGATGGTCTCGTCCACGTCGGTAGCGAGGATGTGATAGCTCAGTGGACGCATCTCCTCCAGCAAAATGGCGAGCGAATAGGGTTCCGCCCCGTACGAGCATCCAGCGCTCCACACCTTCAGTGGACTGCCCAGACGGCGCAGCTCGGGAAGTATCACCCGACGCAGTTCGTCAAATTTCTCCGGGTTGCGGAACAGCTCGGACACGTTGATGGTGATTCGGTCGATGAACTGATTGAACTGCCGCTGGTCTTTCTCCAGAATCGCCCAGTACTGCTCGAGGTTTCGTGCTCCGACGCGCTCCGCCATTGAGCGCAGCCGCCTCTCCATCTGGGGGCGTTTGTACTGCTGCAGGTCTAATCCCGTTTTGCGCAACACCTGTTCACAGAACCACAGGTAATCGTCCGAAGACAATGCACCTTTCACCGCAACACGACCTCCGGTTGCTCCTGAAGATTCGCTGCCTGAGCCATCTGGTCGACAATTTGCTCGCACAGCTCATCGATATCGGTTTGCTCCAGACCGAACATCGCGAGAGTGCCCTCTTCGAGGGCGTAATACAGTCCGTCTCCGCCGATGCCCATGCCCATCGTAATGGAGAGCAGGTCAGCCAGATGCACCACCGAAATCATCGGCTCTTTTTCAGGCGCGCTGGACGGCTGGTGATGGTACTTGATGACAGATACCAGCAGGGGTGGCAGATTCCACTTCTCAGCGATGAGCCCGCCTGCCATTGCGTGGTTGAAGCCCAGAACGGCTTGCTCTGCCTCCACAAAAGGAATGCGGTCCTGCAAAGCGCGCTCCGTAATCTGGTCGAACTGCTCGCGGACGAAGAGGTTAATCGCCACCTTGCCGATATCATGCAGAAGCCCAGCCACAAAAGCCTCTTCAGATACGGGTAGCCGCACCCGTCGCGCTATCAGTTGCGCACCGATAGCACAGGCAAGCGAGTGTCGCCACAGCTCACCACGCTGCAGCCAGTAGCCTGCAATCTCCCGATTGAGCAGTTCGAAGGTGGATGCCGCAATGGCGAGGTTCTTGATAGTGCGAAAACCCAGAATGACCACAGCCTCCGAAAGGGTACTGACACGGCGGGGCAGCCCATAGAAGGCGGAGTTTGCCAGCTTGAGCACGCGCGCCGCCATCGCCTGATCGGTAGCGATTACCCGTGCGATGCCCTGTGCGTCGGAGCGAGGGTCTTCCGCCATCCGCATCACGCGCACCACAACCTCAGGCAATGCAGGCAGGTCTCGAACAGTCTGTACCAGCTGCTGCAGTTTGTCGGACGTTCCTGTTGCGTTCATGCTGCCACCCCTGAAGAGGCAAGAATATTGCCGAGCACAGCCAGTTCGCGCTCTGCACCACCGATGGTACGCACCGCCACCATCCCATTGTCCGAGACCATCCGTAGGGTGCGTCCCACACTACCACCCACATCCTTTGCTATCAGTGGGATTCCTGC from Bacillota bacterium carries:
- a CDS encoding response regulator codes for the protein MGKRVLVTDDALFMRVTLKNILTQHGYEVAGEATNGREAVEMYKNLKPDLVTMDITMPEMDGISAVREIKKIDPEARIVMVTAMGQKNLVVEAIQAGAKDFIVKPFQPERVIESVQKLLGN
- a CDS encoding HDOD domain-containing protein, encoding MNATGTSDKLQQLVQTVRDLPALPEVVVRVMRMAEDPRSDAQGIARVIATDQAMAARVLKLANSAFYGLPRRVSTLSEAVVILGFRTIKNLAIAASTFELLNREIAGYWLQRGELWRHSLACAIGAQLIARRVRLPVSEEAFVAGLLHDIGKVAINLFVREQFDQITERALQDRIPFVEAEQAVLGFNHAMAGGLIAEKWNLPPLLVSVIKYHHQPSSAPEKEPMISVVHLADLLSITMGMGIGGDGLYYALEEGTLAMFGLEQTDIDELCEQIVDQMAQAANLQEQPEVVLR